A single window of Pungitius pungitius chromosome 20, fPunPun2.1, whole genome shotgun sequence DNA harbors:
- the cad gene encoding CAD protein isoform X1: MSKMATLILEDGTTFKGLLFGADVSISGEVVFQTGMVGYPEALTDPSYRCQLLTLTYPLVGNYGVPQDREGEFGLSQWFESSKIHAAALIIGELSENPSHWSSVKSLDQWLKEQGVPGLQGIDTRRLTKKIREKGTMLGKLVVDGTPEDSIPFDNPDKRNLVQEVSMKEPKVFNPSGDLKITVVDCGIKYNQIRCLAQRGACVTVVPWDHPLDSKDFDGLFISNGPGDPQLCQATINNVRKVVCVERPKPVFGICLGHQLLSLVIGSKTFKMKYGNRGHNQPCIHKGTARCFITSQNHGFAVDPDTLPEDWDVLFTNANDHTNEGIVHNTKPLFSVQFHPEHMAGPTDLVGLFDVFLDTVKDHKAGNATTSVKQRLMDHLTYPGSPKPEEVERPRKVLILGSGGLSIGQAGEFDYSGSQAIKALKEENIQTVLINPNIATVQTSKGLADKVYFLPITAEYVTQVIKNERPDGVLLTFGGQTALNCGVELTKLGVLEKYEVKVLGTPVASIEMTEDRKVFVEKMEEINEHVAPSEAALSVDQAVAAAERLGYPVLVRAAFALGGLGSGFANNREELIALVTAAFAHTSQVLVDKSLKGWKEIEYEVVRDAYDNCVTVCNMENIDPLGIHTGESIVVAPSQTLNDHEYNMLRNTAIKVIRHLGIVGECNIQYALNPESEQYYIIEVNARLSRSSALASKATGYPLAYVAAKLGLGIPLPLLKNSVTNSTTANFEPSLDYCVVKVPRWDLSKFLRVSTEIGSSMKSVGEVMAIGRNFEEAFQKALRMVDENCVGFDHTIKPVSEKELQIPTDKRIFVLASAFRAGYTVDQLNELTKIDRWFLHKMKNIASHEQLLETYNQDESAMPPEVLRKAKQLGFSDKQIAQAVQSTELVVRKLRHDWSILPVVKQIDTVAAEWPAHTNYLYLTYHGTEDDLAFNDQHIMVIGSGVYRIGSSVEFDWCAVGCITELRKMGYKTIMVNYNPETVSTDYDMCDRLYFDEISFEVVMDIYERENPEGVILSMGGQLPNNIAMSLHRQQCRILGTSPEFIDCAENRFKFSRMLDTIGISQPQWKELSDRKSAVTFCETVGYPCLVRPSYVLSGAAMNVAYSDSDLEKYLTDAVAVSKEYPVVISKFIQEAKEIDVDAVASDGVVMAIAVCEHVENAGVHSGDATLVTPPQDLNQKTMERIQMIVHAIAQELQVTGPFNLQLIAKDDQLKVIECNVRVSRSFPFISKTLGVDLVAFATQTIVGEDVEPLGLMRGKGIVGVKVPQFSFSRLAGADVVLGVEMASTGEVACFGENRYEAYLKAMLSTGFKIPKKNILLSIGSYKNKSELLPTVQSLESMGYDLYASLGTADFYTEHGVKVKAVDWPFEEEVSQCPTKEKQRSIMNYLEENHFDLVINLSVRNSGGRRLSSFVTKGYRTRRMAIDYSVPLIIDIKCTKLFVQALHQIGGAPLVKTHIDSMTSQTLVRLPGLIDVHVHLREPGATHKEDFSSGTAAALAGGVTMVCAMPNTSPAITDAGTLALAQKLAKAGCRCDYALYLGAASDNTDVLPSIASQAVALKMYLNDTFSTLKMDNVSLWMEHFEKWPKQMPIVAHAEKQTVAAILMVAQLYQRPVHICHVSSKEEILIIRAAKQKGIQVTCEVAPHHLFLCEDNVAMIGDGRAQVRPMLGTREDMEALWENLDIIDCFATDHAPHSVEEKSGDRPPPGYPGLETMLPLLLTAVSDGRLILDDIIKRLYDNPRKIFSLPVQENTYVEVDLEQEWVIPQAMQFTKSKWTPFQGMKVKGKVRRVVLRGEVAYIDGKVLVPPGYGEDVIAWPTSLVHRFEPAKESPMTPEHSRPTPPREGPIRTRAPSPRRLAGESRYLLPPRIHRSSDPGLPPEMVMLPAASAGDGYSHPPPLSRMLSPQSGTGQLLAGPLSHLQTSPLLHPLVGQHVLSVRQFSKEQMSHLFNVAHTLRMMVQKERSLDLLKGKVMASMFYEVSTRTSSSFAAAMQRLGGSVVHFSESTSSTQKGESVADSVQTMSCYADVLVLRHPMPGAVESASRHCRKPVINAGDGVGEHPTQALLDVFTIREELGTVNGMTITMVGDLKHGRTVHSLAKLLTQYRITLRYVAPKDLHMPAEIISYVASKGIRQEEFESIEEALPETDVLYMTRIQKERFASEEEYKACFGQFILTPHIMTVAKKKMVVMHPLPRVNEISVEVDTDPRAAYFRQAENGMYIRMALLATVLGR; this comes from the exons TGGTTTGAGTCATCAAAGATTCACGCTGCAGCCCTCATCATCGGTGAGCTGTCGGAGAATCCCAGTCACTGGAGTTCAGTCAAGTCCCTGGACCAGTGGCTCAAAGAGCAAGGTGTTCCGGGATTACAAG GCATCGACACCCGCCGTCTGACCAAAAAGATCCGGGAGAAGGGCACCATGTTGGGGAAGCTGGTTGTGGACGGGACTCCAGAGGACAGTATTCCATTTGATAACCCAGACAAAAGGAACCTGGTTCAGGAAGTCTCCATGAAG GAGCCCAAGGTATTTAACCCCAGCGGTGATTTGAAAATCACAGTAGTTGACTGCGGCATCAAATACAACCAGATCCGCTGCCTGGCTCAGAGGGGCGCCTGTGTTACCGTCGTACCCTGGGACCACCCGCTGGACAGCAAAG ATTTTGATGGTTTGTTCATCAGTAACGGCCCCGGGGACCCCCAGCTCTGTCAGGCCACCATCAACAATGTGAGGAAAGTGGTCTGCGTGGAACGTCCCAAGCCGGTTTTTGGCATTTGCCTCGGACACCAGCTGCTCTCATTAGTCATTGGATCAAAGACCTTCAAGATGAA GTACGGTAACCGTGGCCACAACCAGCCTTGCATCCATAAGGGAACGGCTCGATGCTTCATCACAAGTCAAAACCACGGCTTCGCCGTTGACCCAGACACGCTGCCCGAAGACTGGGACGTCCTGTTCACCAACGCCAATGATCACACCAATGAGGGCATCGTGCACAACACAAAACCCCTGTTCAG TGTTCAGTTCCACCCAGAGCACATGGCAGGGCCCACAGACCTGGTCGGCCTGTTCGATGTCTTCCTTGACACTGTGAAGGACCACAAGGCTGGCAACGCCACCACATCTG TCAAGCAACGTCTCATGGACCACCTCACCTACCCGGGTTCCCCGAAGCCTGAAGAGGTTGAACGACCGAGGAAGGTGCTCATCCTGGGCTCTGGAGGGCTGTCCATCGGCCAGGCCGGGGAGTTTGACTACTCCGGCTCCCAG GCCATTAAAGCCCTCAAGGAAGAGAACATCCAAACTGTGCTGATCAACCCAAACATTGCCACTGTCCAGACCTCCAAGGGCCTGGCTGACAAAGTCTACTTCTTGCCTATCACAGCGGAGTATGTCACTCAG GTGATCAAAAATGAACGTCCAGACGGCGTGCTGCTGACGTTCGGTGGTCAGACAGCTTTGAACTGCGGCGTGGAGCTCACCAAGCTGGGTGTCCTGGAGAAGTACGAAGTTAAGGTTTTGGGGACACCCGTCGCGTCCATTGAGATGACCGAAGACCGGAAAGTCTTTGTGGAGAAGATGGAAGAGATCAACGAACACGTCGCACCCAGCGAAGCGGCGCTTTCTGTCGATCAG gCGGTGGCAGCTGCCGAACGCCTGGGATACCCGGTTCTGGTGCGCGCCGCGTTTGCGCTCGGAGGTCTGGGCTCCGGCTTTGCCAACAACAGGGAGGAGCTCATCGCTCTGGTGACGGCAGCCTTCGCCCACACTTCCCAAGTGCTCGTGGACAAATCCCTGAAGGGCTGGAAGGAGATAGAGTACGAGGTGGTTCGTGATGCCTACGACAACTGTGTGACT gtgTGTAATATGGAGAATATTGACCCCCTGGGCATCCATACTGGAGAATCCATCGTCGTGGCGCCCAGTCAGACGCTCAACGACCACGAGTACAACATGCTGAGGAATACGGCCATCAAAGTCATCAGGCACCTCGGCATCGTAGGAGAGTGCAACATCCAGTACGCCCTCAACCCAGAGTCTGAACAG TACTACATCATCGAGGTGAATGCCCGTCTGTCACGGAGCTCGGCCCTGGCCAGTAAGGCGACAGGTTATCCTCTTGCTTATGTCGCGGCCAAACTGGGCCTGGGGATTCCACTGCCACTGCTCAA GAACTCTGTTACCAACTCGACAACAGCTAACTTTGAGCCCAGCTTGGACTACTGCGTGGTGAAGGTGCCTCGCTGGGATCTCAGCAAGTTCCTCAGGGTTTCCACTGAGATTGGCAGCTCCATGAAGAGTGTTG GTGAGGTGATGGCCATTGGCCGTAACTTTGAAGAGGCATTCCAGAAAGCTCTGAGGATGGTGGACGAGAACTGTGTTGGCTTTGACCATACCATCAAGCCTGTCTCTGAGAAG GAGTTGCAGATTCCTACGGACAAGCGCATCTTTGTTTTGGCGTCGGCCTTCCGAGCCGGATACACGGTGGACCAGCTGAATGAGCTCACCAAGATCGACCGCTGGTTCCTGCACAAGATGAAGAACATCGCCAGCCACGAGCAGTTGTTGGAAACGTACAACCAG GATGAGAGCGCCATGCCTCCAGAAGTGTTGCGAAAGGCCAAACAGCTGGGCTTCTCGGACAAGCAGATCGCACAAGCTGTACAGAG CACAGAGCTTGTCGTGAGAAAGCTGCGTCACGATTGGTCCATCCTACCTGTAGTGAAGCAGATTGACACAGTGGCGGCCGAATGGCCCGCCCACACAAACTACCTGTACCTGACCTACCACGGCACAGAGGACGACCTGGCCTTCAACGACCAGCACATCATGGTGATCGGCTCTGGCGTGTACCGCATCGGCAGCAGCGTGGAGTTCGACTGGTGTGCGGTCGGGTGCATCACAGAGCTCAGGAAG ATGGGCTATAAGACCATCATGGTGAACTACAACCCAGAGACAGTCAGTACAGACTATGACATGTGCGACCGCCTCTACTTTGATGAGATTTCCTTTGAG GTGGTGATGGATATCTATGAGAGAGAAAACCCAGAGGGAGTGATCCTCTCCATGGGCGGCCAGCTTCCAAACAACATCGCCATGTCGCTGCACCGTCAGCAGTGCCGCATCTTGGGAACTTCCCCCGAGTTCATTGACTGTGCCGAGAACAGGTTCAAGTTCTCCCGAATGCTGGACACCATCGGAATCAGCCAGCCGCAGTGGAAGGAGCTCTCCGACAGGAAG tctgCTGTGACGTTTTGTGAGACCGTGGGTTATCCCTGTCTGGTGCGTCCTTCCTACGTTCTCAGCGGAGCGGCCATGAACGTCGCCTACAGCGACAGCGACCTCGAGAAATACCTCACCGATGCTGTAGCCGTGTCCAAGGAATACCCTGTTGTGATCTCCAAATTCATCCAAGAGGCCAAA GAAATAGACGTAGACGCTGTCGCCTCTGATGGGGTGGTGATGGCCATCGCGGTGTGTGAACACGTGGAGAATGCCGGCGTCCACTCCGGAGACGCCACACTGGTGACGCCCCCGCAGGACCTCAATCAGAAGACGATGGAAAGGATCCAGATGATCGTCCATGCCATCGCTCAGGAGCTGCAGGTCACTGGACCTTTCAACTTGCAGCTGATCGCCAAG GATGACCAACTGAAAGTGATTGAGTGCAACGTCCGAGTCTCCCGCTCCTTCCCCTTCATATCGAAGACACTGGGTGTGGACCTGGTTGCGTTTGCAACACAGACTATTGTGGGGGAAGACGTGGAGCCCTTGGGCCTCATGAGGGGGAAAGGGATTGTCGGAGTGAAG GTCCCCCAATTTTCGTTCTCTCGCCTGGCCGGAGCCGACGTGGTGCTCGGAGTGGAGATGGCCAGCACTGGCGAGGTGGCATGTTTTGGGGAGAACCGATACGAGGCTTACCTTAAAGCTATGCTCTCCACGGGTTTCAAGATCCCCAAAAAGAACATCCTGCTGTCCATCGGCAGTTATAAG aACAAGAGTGAGCTGCTACCCACCGTGCAGTCTCTGGAGTCCATGGGTTACGACCTGTATGCCAGTCTGGGTACTGCAGACTTCTATACAGAACATGGTGTCAAG GTGAAAGCAGTGGACTGGCCATTTGAGGAGGAGGTGAGCCAGTGTCCCACCAAAGAGAAGCAGCGCAGCATCATGAACTACTTGGAGGAAAACCACTTTGATCTTGTCATCAACCTCTCCGTGAGGAACAGTGGAGGTCGCCGGCTCTCCTCCTTTGTCACCAAGGGCTACAGGACAAGACGCATGGCCATCGACTACTCCGTCCCACTCATCATCGACATCAAGTGCACCAAGCTCTTTGTGCAG GCTCTTCATCAGATCGGAGGGGCTCCACTGGTGAAAACGCACATCGACAGCATGACGTCCCAGACGCTGGTCCGTCTGCCGG GTCTGATCGACGTGCATGTTCACTTGCGGGAACCCGGTGCCACACACAAGGAGGACTTCTCCTCTGGGACAGCAGCTGCTCTGGCAGGAGGCGTGACCATGGTGTGCGCGATGCCAAATACTTCCCCCGCCATCACTGACGCCGGCACCCTGGCCTTGGCACAGAAG CTGGCCAAAGCGGGCTGTAGGTGTGACTACGCCCTGTATTTGGGCGCCGCTTCGGACAACACCGACGTACTGCCGTCCATCGCCAGCCAGGCTGTCGCCCTGAAGATGTACCTGAACGACACGTTCTCCACCCTCAAGATGGACAACGTATCTCTCTGGATGGAG CACTTTGAGAAGTGGCCGAAGCAGATGCCCATTGTTGCTCATGCTGAGAAGCAGACTGTGGCCGCTATCCTTATGGTGGCCCAGCTATACCAGCGGCCAGTCCACATCTGCCACGTGTCCTCAAAGGAAGAG aTCTTGATCATCAGAGCAGCAAAGCAGAAGGGCATCCAGGTCACATGTGAGGTGGCCCCTCATCACCTCTTTCTTTGCGAAGACAACGTGGCGATGATCGGAGACGGACGGGCGCAGGTACGACCCATGCTGGGAACCCGCGAGGACATGGAGGCTCTCTGGGAGAACCTGGACATCATCGACTGCTTTGCTACGGATCACG CTCCCCACTCTGTTGAGGAGAAGAGCGGGGACCGGCCCCCTCCGGGGTACCCCGGCCTGGAGAccatgctgccgctgctgctgaccGCAGTCAGTGACGGACGTCTCATtctggatgacatcatcaagcgTCTTTACGACAATCCACGCAAGATCTTCAGCCTTCCTGTGCAGGAAAACACCTATgtagag GTGGACTTGGAGCAGGAGTGGGTTATTCCTCAGGCCATGCAGTTCACTAAGTCAAAGTGGACACCGTTCCAGGGTATGAAGGTGAAGGGAAAAGTCCGCCGTGTGGTTCTTCGAGGAGAAGTGGCCTACATCGACggcaag GTGTTGGTGCCTCCGGGTTATGGCGAAGACGTGATAGCGTGGCCCACTTCTTTGGTTCATCGTTTTGAACCTGCCAAAGAAAGTCCAATG ACTCCAGAGCATTCACGTCCAACCCCTCCCCGGGAAGGTCCAATACGAACCAGAGCACCCAGCCCCCGCCGGTTAGCAGGTGAGAGCCGCTACCTGCTGCCTCCTCGTATCCACCGCTCCTCCGATCCTGGACTACCACCAG AGATGGTTATGCTTCCAGCAGCAAGCGCTGGCGACGGCTACAgccaccctcctcctctgtccaggATGCTGTCCCCTCAGTCTGGAACAGGACAGCTACTTGCTGGACCGTTGTCCCACCTTCAgacctctcctctgctgcacccaCTGGTGGGCCAGCACGTCCTGTCTGTCAGACAGTTCAGCAAAGAGCAG ATGTCCCACCTGTTTAATGTGGCCCACACTTTGCGTATGATGGTTCAGAAAGAACGAAGCCTGGACCTCCTGAAG GGCAAAGTGATGGCATCCATGTTCTACGAGGTCAGCACCCGCACCAGTAGCTCCTTCGCGGCGGCCATGCAGCGTCTCGGCGGCTCCGTTGTCCACTTCAGTGAATCCACGTCGTCGACACAGAAGGGAGAATCTGTGGCCGACTCGGTCCAGACCATGAGCTGCTACGCCGACGTCCTGGTGCTCCGACACCCGATGCCTGGAGCCGTGGAG AGTGCCTCTCGTCATTGCCGTAAGCCTGTGATCAACGCTGGAGACGGCGTCGGGGAGCATCCAACTCAGGCACTGCTTGACGTCTTCACCATCCGAGAGGAGCTGGGGACGGTCAACGGCATGACA aTAACTATGGTTGGGGATCTGAAACACGGCCGCACGGTTCATTCCCTCGCCAAGCTGCTGACCCAGTATCGCATCACCCTGCGCTACGTGGCTCCAAAGGACCTCCACATGCCAGCAGAGATCATCAGCTACGTGGCCTCAAAGGGCATCAGACAG gaggagtttGAAAGTATTGAGGAAGCTCTGCCAGAGACAGACGTCCTCTACATGACAAGGATTCAGAAGGAGAGGTTTGCATCGGAGGAAGAGTACAAGGCT TGTTTTGGCCAGTTCATCCTCACCCCTCACATCATGACTGTGGCCAAAAAGAAGATGGTGGTGATGCATCCGCTGCCGAGAGTCAATGAAATCAG tgtggaGGTGGACACCGACCCAAGGGCGGCGTATTTCCGTCAAGCAGAGAATGGCATGTACATCCGAATGGCCCTCCTGGCCACCGTACTGGGCAGATAG